The following is a genomic window from Adhaeribacter radiodurans.
GTAGTCAGGGCGGACAAGACTACTGGGTACTCAAAATCTCGGCTACCGGGGAGAAGATCTGGGACAAACGTTACGGGGGTTCCGGTGAAGACGTACTGGAAGGTTTGGCTCCTACCCTGGACGGCGGCTTGTTGCTGGGCGGCACTTCTACTTCAGGCGTAAGCGGGGATAAAACCCAGGCCAGCCGCGGCAACTCTGATTTTTGGCTGGTGCGCATTGATGGAGATGGAAACTTGCTTTGGGACAAACGCTATGGGGGCAGTGGGGAAGACCAGTTACTAGCCCTGGGCAGCACCGGTACTAGTTCGGGTAACTTCTTTGTGGCGGGCACAAGTACGTCGGGTAAAGGCGGCGATAAAACGCAGGCCGGTCAAGGAGGCAAAGATTATTGGTTCTTGAAGCTCAACAGCAAAGGCGGTAAGCTCTGGGATAAAGTGTATGGCGGCAGCCAGGACGAAGAACTCCGTTCGGTTATTCTCACTCAGGAGGGCGGTTACTTGCTAGGCGGAAGTTCAACTTCTAATAAGAGCGGCGACAAAACGGAAGCAAGTCAAGGTAAGAAAGATTACTGGCTGGTGAAAACCAATGACAAAGGCCAACTGCAATGGGATAAGCAATTAGGCGGAAGTGGCGAAGAAGAACTACGCACGGTTCTGGAACTAGCTGAAGGCAGCTATGTGGCGGGTGGTCGTTCCACCTCGGGGTAAGTGGAGATAGAACCCAGCCGAGTCAAGGCAGTACCGACTACTGGCTCGTGAAATTCTCTGCTCCAACCAGTTCGATCGTAGCCGAAAGAGAAGCTACTCCAGCTGAGGAAGCTGTTTCTGTTACTCGGACTTTGACTGCTTATCCGAACCCGTTCCAAGGCAGAGTAACCGTGCAATTTACCTTACCACAAAGCCAATCGGCAATCATCAAAGTCTATGACAATCAAGGAAAAGAAATTACAACTTTGTTTAACAGCCAGGCGCAAGCTAATCTAACCTACCATGTAGAATGGCAAGCAAGTACAAAACCCGCTGGTTTGTACTTACTGCAACTGCAAACACCTAGCCTCCGCCAACAGGAGAAATTGATTTTAGTTAAATAATTTCACTTTGCAACCAACCAGCAGTTCTGCTTTCTGGCTTGGCTGCAGAGTACCCCTTTTAATAATTTAATAGTTAGCAAAACCTTTGAACAAGAAATCTTGGCAGTAATTTTTTAGATTTTTGCGGATTTCTTAACTGGAATTTGAATCCTGTTATAGTACTACTAATTAAATATCGATAAATTTCTTTAACTTATTTGTCTTTCCACACACCTTTAAATCCCACTATTATGAAACAAGTTTTACTTTGTTCTGGGCAAGCCCCAAGTGGTTATATCCGGAACCTTTACCAGCAGTTGTGCCCGTTAAGGCAAAAAGGTTTGCTGTTATTAATGGAGAATAAGCCATTAAAAATAAAGATCTTATCCCCATTATTTGTAAACCTTATTCTACTTTTTACTTTATTATCTTCCTCTAATCCTGCTTTCTCCCAATATAAAAAGGTAGTACCAGCCAAAGCTCCCGTAACCGTTTCTATCCCCGCTGATAAGGACAATGCTATATCTTCGACTAATTCTACAAAAAATGAAGGCTCCCTAGTCAATCTTCATGTAGGCAGAACCGGAACCCAGGGCGGGAATACAGTACAAAGAGCCTTATTTCACTTTGACCTTAGCCGCATTCCGGCCGGAAGTAAAATTAATGCCGCTACTCTTACCTTAACTGTAACGAGAGCCAAGGGAATGGTTCCGGTAGCTTTGCATAAATTAACCGCCAATTGGGGAGAATTAGAGTCCACCTGGAGCCATGCTTCTTTACCTGGTACCCCCTGGACTACCCCCGGCGGCGATTTTAATCCAACGGCTTCTGCCAGTACGGGTGATGTTGCAACAGGTCCTTTGGTTATTTCTGATTTAACCGCTGATGTTCAAGCCTGGGTAGATAACCCAGCGGGTAACTTTGGGTGGCTTTTAAAAGTAGTAAACGAGGAACCTACCTTTACGGCTAAGCTCATTGCTTCACGAGAAAATACTGTTGAATCCCTCCGGCCCATTCTGAGTATCACCTATACCCTTAACGAAGGCTGGGACCAGCGCTATGGCGGTTTGGGCAACGAAGGCTTTACCACTATTATTAAAACAGCGGATGGCGGCTATTTATCCGGTGGTTATACCAACTCTAACGTGAGCGGCGATAAAACCCAACCTAGTCAGGGCAAAAATGATTATTGGATTGTAAAAAGTGATGACTTGGGCAAGAAACTCTGGGACAAACGCTTTGGGGGTACGGATGATGATTACCTGAATCGCATTATTCAAACGAAAGACGGCGGTTTCTTATTAGCGGGGTCTTCCTTATCGGGTAAAAATGGCGATAAAACAGAGACAAGCCGGGGAAACCGGGATTACTGGGTAGTAAAAATAAATAAGGAGGGCACTAAGCAATGGGATAAACGGTACGGAGGCTCGGGCTACGACGAGCTCAAAAAAGTTATTCAACTTTCTACCGGCGAATACATTTTAGCAGGTTACAGCAACTCCCCGGCTGGCGGCGATAAAAGCCAAAATAGCCAGGGCAAAAACGACTTCTGGATTGTTAAAATAAACAATACAGGTAGCAAAATTTGGGATAAACGCTACGGTGGTAACTTAGATGAGGCTTTAGGAGGCATTGTGCAGACCTCAGATGAGGGCTATTTGTTAGGTGGCAGTTCCTTATCAGGCAAGAGCGGCGATAAAAGCAGAGTAAACCGTGGAGGCAACGATTTCTGGTTAATCCGGTTGGATAAAGATGGTACTAAAATCTGGGATAAAACCTATGGTGGCAGCGGTCACGACGAAGTTTATTCTGTCGGAAAAGTAGGCAACAATTTCTTTATCTCTGGCCAGAGTAATTCTCCCGCCGGCGGCGATAAAACGTTGGGCAGTCAGGGCGGTAAAGATTTTTGGTTGATGAAAATTTCGAGTACAGGTGCTAAAGTGTGGGACCAGCGCTATGGCGGCAGTTTAGACGAAGAATTACGGGCTAGTATCCAGACGCGGGATGGCGGGTATTTACTGGCTGGTAAATCGTTCTCAAATAAAAGTGGCGACAAAACCCAAGACAGCCAAGGCAGTAGCGATTACTGGATCGTGAAAACCGATGCCAACGGCAAATACCAGTGGGATAAACGCTACGGGGGCATCGATGCCGAAGAACTTCGGGCAGTTATTCAAGGAAATGACGGTAGCTTCTTGCTGGCCGGTAAATCAACCTCGGGGGTGAGTGGCAATCGAACCCAACCCAGCCAGGGCGGTTATGATTTTTGGCTGGTGAAGGTAGCCCCGGAAACTACACCCATTGTAACAGCCAGAGAAATCATGTTGGTAGCAGAACCGGCAGCAGAAGCAACACTCAGTCTGCTCCAGGCTCACCCCAATCCGTCTTCGGGTACGTTTATAATTAGTTTTGCTTTGCCCCAAACGCAACCTGCTCAAGTAAAAGTGTACAATAGCCAAGGCGGGGAAGTAGCCAATTTGTTTACCGGTGAGGCGCAAGCCAACCAAAAATATCAGGTTGAATGGCAAGCCGGAAAGCAAGCATCTGGAATGTATCTATTGCAACTACAAACCCCAACGCAAAAGCAACAACAGAAATTACTATTAACGAAGTAATAAAAGTAAATATATGCGTCTCATAAAGCCGGGTAGTATCTTCTATCCGGCTTAATTTTGTGATACAGTTTTTAAATATTTTTGGCAGTTAGGGCTCATCCATTACAATAAAAAGTACTCTAAAATTTATCCTTTCGCTACCTACTATCAGCCTGGTTGCGCCTCTTTTTATCCTTTCAATCTCCAGAACTTTTAAGCAAAAACATTTAGTAAAATTCAGTATAAATGCTTAATTTATAGAGTAAATAAAAGAATATCAACTGCCTTTATTTACTAATTCTACTTTCTGGCTGTCAATCTTTCAGCTGCTGGTGAGCCGGTAGTCTCGTGCCTTTATATTTTACTTTTACCTTAATTAATTGCCCTATCCAATGAAACTATCATTACTCTTTTTCTGCCTAAACTTTAAATTTTTTAATATCTGCAGGCAATGTCTACTTCTTATGTTGCTATTCTGGGCTACTTCTTTAATTAGAGTTTTTGCCCAAGACAAGATCTGGGATAATACTTTAGGGGGATACCAATCAGATGAGCTTAAAGCTATGGTAGTAACACCAGATAGGGGTTACTTACTGGGTGGTACTTCCTGGACTGGGAAAAGCGGTGATAAAAGTACGAGCAGAAGAGGGGCCAATGATTATTGGGTACTAAAGACAGATAAAAACGGAATAAAGGAATGGGATAAAAGCTTTGGGGGAAGCGGCCAGGATGAATTACAGACCATGATAGCTACCCCGGATGGTGGCTTTTTGTTAGGTGGGTTCTCCTCTTCAGGTAAAAGCGGCGAGAAAAGTGAAGCAAACCGAGGAGGAAACAACGGAACTTATGACTACTGGGTGGTAAAAATTGGTGCCAATGGCACTAAACAATGGGATAAAACCTTTGGCAGCAATGATTTTGATGAATTAAAAACTCTGGTAGCTACCCCGGACGGCGGTTACCTGCTAGGCGGTTCTTCGCAATCTGGCGGAATAAGTGGCGATAAGACCCAGGAGAATAAGGGTTGGATTGACTATTGGGTGATAAAAGTAGATGCAAAAGGAAACAAACTCTGGGATAAGACTTACGGCGGCAACGATGAAGATAAATTATTATCCATGGTAACTACTCCTGATGGGGGATATTTACTGGGAGGGCATTCTACATCGGGCAAGAGTGGAGATAAAAGTGAAACAAACAGGGGTTTACTCCAAAGAGGGTTTTATGAAACTTCGGACTACTGGGTAGTAAAGGTAGATGCCAATGGAAATAAAATCTGGGATAAAACCTTTGGGGGCAGCGAAGCCGATCACTTAACAACAATAGCACTTACAAAGGATGGGGGTTATTTGCTGGGGGGCAGCTCTTATTCTACCGCTAGTGGCGACAAAACGGAAGTTAGCCGGGGTAGTGGTGATTATTGGCTCGTTAAAATAAATAGTAACGGTAAGAAGCTATGGGATAAAACCTTAGGTGGGAATGATTATGATCAGCTTACGGCTATTGTTACTATTCCGGGTTATGGCTATCTGTTGGGAGGCTGGTCTTTCTCTGGTATAGCAGGCGATAAGTTAGAAGCCAATCGGGGCCGCGAAGGATATACAACGTATGATTATTGGATTATTAAAATAGATGAAAATGGCAATAGAAGTTGGGATAAAACCATTGGGGGGAATCTGAATGACGAATTAGCGGCTTTAGCGGTTACCGATAAGGGTTACTTGCTCGCCGGAACTTCCAGTTCGGCTCAAAGTGGTGATAAAAGCGAACCCGAAAGAGTAAATGATTACTGGATAGTAGAACTGCAGGAAAGCGGCAAAAACTGGCAGAGCATTACCTTTGAACCTGTCTTAAACAAAACATTAGATAATAAGCCTTTTCCGCTTTTCGTTTCTTCTAGTTCAAAACTACCGGTTACCTTAAGCGTGGTCTCCGGCCCGGCTATTCTTAAAAATAATATAATTACCCTCACTGGTACAGGCTTGGTTACCATTAAAGCTTCGCAGGCCGGCGATGACCGCTATTTCCCGGCTCAGGATGTTTACCGTAGCTTTCTGGTTGAGAATGTATCAGCGTTTACCAAACTCTGGGACAAACGTTACGGGGGCAATTTTTATGATTACTTCGAAACCATTATCTCCACCCCGGAAGGCGGCTATTTACTGGGAGGAGATTCAGA
Proteins encoded in this region:
- a CDS encoding T9SS type A sorting domain-containing protein gives rise to the protein MKFSAPTSSIVAEREATPAEEAVSVTRTLTAYPNPFQGRVTVQFTLPQSQSAIIKVYDNQGKEITTLFNSQAQANLTYHVEWQASTKPAGLYLLQLQTPSLRQQEKLILVK
- a CDS encoding DNRLRE domain-containing protein yields the protein MKQVLLCSGQAPSGYIRNLYQQLCPLRQKGLLLLMENKPLKIKILSPLFVNLILLFTLLSSSNPAFSQYKKVVPAKAPVTVSIPADKDNAISSTNSTKNEGSLVNLHVGRTGTQGGNTVQRALFHFDLSRIPAGSKINAATLTLTVTRAKGMVPVALHKLTANWGELESTWSHASLPGTPWTTPGGDFNPTASASTGDVATGPLVISDLTADVQAWVDNPAGNFGWLLKVVNEEPTFTAKLIASRENTVESLRPILSITYTLNEGWDQRYGGLGNEGFTTIIKTADGGYLSGGYTNSNVSGDKTQPSQGKNDYWIVKSDDLGKKLWDKRFGGTDDDYLNRIIQTKDGGFLLAGSSLSGKNGDKTETSRGNRDYWVVKINKEGTKQWDKRYGGSGYDELKKVIQLSTGEYILAGYSNSPAGGDKSQNSQGKNDFWIVKINNTGSKIWDKRYGGNLDEALGGIVQTSDEGYLLGGSSLSGKSGDKSRVNRGGNDFWLIRLDKDGTKIWDKTYGGSGHDEVYSVGKVGNNFFISGQSNSPAGGDKTLGSQGGKDFWLMKISSTGAKVWDQRYGGSLDEELRASIQTRDGGYLLAGKSFSNKSGDKTQDSQGSSDYWIVKTDANGKYQWDKRYGGIDAEELRAVIQGNDGSFLLAGKSTSGVSGNRTQPSQGGYDFWLVKVAPETTPIVTAREIMLVAEPAAEATLSLLQAHPNPSSGTFIISFALPQTQPAQVKVYNSQGGEVANLFTGEAQANQKYQVEWQAGKQASGMYLLQLQTPTQKQQQKLLLTK